The following are from one region of the Cottoperca gobio chromosome 13, fCotGob3.1, whole genome shotgun sequence genome:
- the LOC115017929 gene encoding inositol-tetrakisphosphate 1-kinase-like yields the protein MERSEAPTHTPLSVALTRSLMSGRRVGFCLSAKKRRRVNLDAFADFCAGHGVKVVEIDLAQPLAPQGPFDVIVHKLSDVIVEAEHDSQSQQLLANFQSFMSAHPSTVLLDPLPAMTQLLDRFASYRIMSKLHKSLRDWRVCSPPYLEIHSDLSSVQHAVTTRGLSFPLICKTRVAHGSLSHEMSLIFSAGSLADVHAPCVLQSFVNHGAVLHKVFVVGDRHFCVERPSLKNFPSGPCDRKTIFFNSHQVSKPESSSDLTALDEQMPGLPPPSSEAVAALVRELRVQLGMALFGVDVIINIHTHTLTVIDINIFPGYEGVPQFFPALLSHIESVLDEQATQTTGAAATPGL from the exons ATGGAGAGGAGCGAGGCACCGACGCACACCCCTCTCTCCGTGGCGCTCACACGCAGCCTGATGTCGGGCCGCAGGGTTGGATTCTGCCTCAGCGCGAAGAAGCGCAGGAGGGTCAACCTGGACGCGTTTGCAGACTTCTGTGC GGGCCATGGCGTGAAAGTTGTGGAG ATCGACCTCGCTCAGCCTCTGGCGCCCCAGGGACCCTTCGATGTCATCGTTCACAAACTGTCTGACGTCATCGTGGAGGCTGAGCacgacagccaatcacagcagctCCTCGCCAACTTCCAG AGCTTCATGTCCgctcatcccagcacagttcTTCTGGACCCCCTGCCCGCCATGACCCAGCTGCTGGACCGCTTTGCCTCTTATCGGATCATGAGCAAGCTGCACAAATCACTCCGAG ACTGGCGCGTCTGCAGTCCTCCTTACCTGGAGATCCACAGTGACCTGTCGTCCGTTCAACACGCTGTGACGACGCGGGGCCTCAGCTTTCCTCTCA TTTGTAAAACCCGAGTGGCGCACGGCTCACTTTCCCACGAG ATGTCTCTGATCTTCAGTGCAGGGAGTCTGGCTGATGTCCACGCTCCCTGCGTGCTCCAGAGCTTCGTCAACCACGGAGCAGTTCTGCACAAGGTGTTTGTGGTGGGAGACAGACACTTCTGCGTCGAGAGGCCTTCACTCAAGAACTTCCCGTCTGGTCCTTGTG ACAGGAAGACCATCTTCTTCAACAGCCATCAGGTGTCCAAGCCAGAGTCGAGCTCTGATCTCACAGCA CTGGACGAGCAGATGCCGGGCCTGCCCCCCCCCAGCTCTGAGGCCGTGGCCGCCCTGGTCAGAGAGCTCCGGGTTCAGCTTGGCATGGCCCTGTTCGGCGTGGATGTCATcatcaacatacacacacacaccctcaccgTCATCGACATCAACATCTTTCCAG GCTATGAGGGAGTGCCTCAGTTTTTCCCGGCCCTGCTCAGCCACATCGAGTCCGTGTTGGACGAACAGGCGACACAGACTACAGGAGCGGCTGCAACACCCGGCCTTTAA
- the LOC115017928 gene encoding DNA ligase 1-like isoform X1, producing MGILITAVFLWAAVGVGSRPVSSPLNDAKVECIIQETLNDDGSQHACGPQLAVLCGIIPAEELDEVQRHQGLLGELQRLADDERDTERDHGKERYEYNLADDESDFEQGDEETKEERDVTDLPKETEAKKDDFKEEDDTKEKMMEEPRIEHRGRDTEEERAKELEELLAEEITKKGKDERNDEELKELLKELKKKRYEAVKEREIQKGSGAEQEEEAEEKEEKEEKEEKEKGEETAEDLEKRRIEDRRKNEVELMVEREKVEKELKELLREKESKSKMEQEKERKEKQEELDELVRKMKRVQEEDEQETLGGKKGDGVDERAAEEKSEKKEGEDDKEPGEKTENEVKKKEEAAELKEPQQKRVMEKASDEATKQFERERYKGEEEEEEDEDEGDEDEYVREDDEGQEEEDDEDGDVEEDEGEELLEIEAELRKVAKELRELRRG from the exons TGGGAAGCCGGCCGGTGTCCTCCCCCCTGAATGATGCAAAG GTTGAATGTATTATTCAGGAGACGCTGAACGACGACGGCTCGCAGCACGCGTGTGGCCCCCAGCTAGCAG TGTTGTGTGGGATTATTCCTGCAGAGGAACTTGATGAAGTGCAAAGGCATCAGGGTCTGCTCggggagctgcagagactcGCTGATGATG agagagacacggaGCGAGACCACGGGAAGGAGCGCTATGAGTACAACCTGGCTGACGATGAGAGCGACTTCGAGCAGGGGGATGAGGAGacgaaggaggagagagacgtgACCGACCTTCCAAAAGAGACGGAGGCAAAGAAAGACGACTTTAAAGAGGAAGACGACACCAAGGAGAAGATGATGGAGGAGCCACGGATCGAACACAGAGGGAGGGACACGGAAGAGGAGCGAGCCAAGGAGCTTGAGGAGCTGCTCGCTGAAGAGATCACCAAGAAAGGGAAGGACGAGAGGAACGACGAAGAGCTCAAAGAACTGCtgaaggagctgaagaagaaacGCTACGAGGcggtgaaggagagggagatCCAGAAAGGCTctggagcagagcaggaggaagaggcggaggagaaggaggagaaggaggagaaagaggagaaagagaagggggaAGAAACAGCGGAGGACTTGGAGAAGCGGAGGATCGAGGATAGGAGGAAGAACGAGGTGGAGCTGAtggtggagagggagaaggtggagaaggagctgaaggagctgctcagagagaaggagagcaagagcaagatggagcaggagaaggagaggaaggagaagcaggaggagctgGACGAGCTCGTCAGGAAGATGAAGCgggtgcaggaggaggatgagcAGGAGACGCTGGGCGGGAAGAAAGGGGACGGAGTGGACGAGAGGGCGGCAGAGGAGAAGAGCGAGAAGAAGGAGGGCGAAGACGATAAGGAGCCTGGGGAGAAAACAGAGaatgaagtgaagaagaaggaggaggcggCGGAGCTGAAGGAGCCGCAGCAGAAGAGAGTGATGGAGAAAGCCAGCGACGAAGCCACGAAGCAGTTTGAGCGGGAGAGGTACAagggtgaagaagaggaggaggaggatgaggacgaGGGAGATGAGGATGAATATGTCCGAGAGGATGACGaggggcaggaggaggaagacgatgaggatggtgatgtcgaggaagatgaaggagag gagctgctggagattGAAGCAGAGTTGCGCAAAGTCGCTAAAGAGCTGAGGGAGCTTCGCAGAGGataa
- the LOC115017928 gene encoding DNA ligase 1-like isoform X2 has translation MGILITAVFLWAAVGVGSRPVSSPLNDAKVECIIQETLNDDGSQHACGPQLAEELDEVQRHQGLLGELQRLADDERDTERDHGKERYEYNLADDESDFEQGDEETKEERDVTDLPKETEAKKDDFKEEDDTKEKMMEEPRIEHRGRDTEEERAKELEELLAEEITKKGKDERNDEELKELLKELKKKRYEAVKEREIQKGSGAEQEEEAEEKEEKEEKEEKEKGEETAEDLEKRRIEDRRKNEVELMVEREKVEKELKELLREKESKSKMEQEKERKEKQEELDELVRKMKRVQEEDEQETLGGKKGDGVDERAAEEKSEKKEGEDDKEPGEKTENEVKKKEEAAELKEPQQKRVMEKASDEATKQFERERYKGEEEEEEDEDEGDEDEYVREDDEGQEEEDDEDGDVEEDEGEELLEIEAELRKVAKELRELRRG, from the exons TGGGAAGCCGGCCGGTGTCCTCCCCCCTGAATGATGCAAAG GTTGAATGTATTATTCAGGAGACGCTGAACGACGACGGCTCGCAGCACGCGTGTGGCCCCCAGCTAGCAG AGGAACTTGATGAAGTGCAAAGGCATCAGGGTCTGCTCggggagctgcagagactcGCTGATGATG agagagacacggaGCGAGACCACGGGAAGGAGCGCTATGAGTACAACCTGGCTGACGATGAGAGCGACTTCGAGCAGGGGGATGAGGAGacgaaggaggagagagacgtgACCGACCTTCCAAAAGAGACGGAGGCAAAGAAAGACGACTTTAAAGAGGAAGACGACACCAAGGAGAAGATGATGGAGGAGCCACGGATCGAACACAGAGGGAGGGACACGGAAGAGGAGCGAGCCAAGGAGCTTGAGGAGCTGCTCGCTGAAGAGATCACCAAGAAAGGGAAGGACGAGAGGAACGACGAAGAGCTCAAAGAACTGCtgaaggagctgaagaagaaacGCTACGAGGcggtgaaggagagggagatCCAGAAAGGCTctggagcagagcaggaggaagaggcggaggagaaggaggagaaggaggagaaagaggagaaagagaagggggaAGAAACAGCGGAGGACTTGGAGAAGCGGAGGATCGAGGATAGGAGGAAGAACGAGGTGGAGCTGAtggtggagagggagaaggtggagaaggagctgaaggagctgctcagagagaaggagagcaagagcaagatggagcaggagaaggagaggaaggagaagcaggaggagctgGACGAGCTCGTCAGGAAGATGAAGCgggtgcaggaggaggatgagcAGGAGACGCTGGGCGGGAAGAAAGGGGACGGAGTGGACGAGAGGGCGGCAGAGGAGAAGAGCGAGAAGAAGGAGGGCGAAGACGATAAGGAGCCTGGGGAGAAAACAGAGaatgaagtgaagaagaaggaggaggcggCGGAGCTGAAGGAGCCGCAGCAGAAGAGAGTGATGGAGAAAGCCAGCGACGAAGCCACGAAGCAGTTTGAGCGGGAGAGGTACAagggtgaagaagaggaggaggaggatgaggacgaGGGAGATGAGGATGAATATGTCCGAGAGGATGACGaggggcaggaggaggaagacgatgaggatggtgatgtcgaggaagatgaaggagag gagctgctggagattGAAGCAGAGTTGCGCAAAGTCGCTAAAGAGCTGAGGGAGCTTCGCAGAGGataa